In Macadamia integrifolia cultivar HAES 741 chromosome 12, SCU_Mint_v3, whole genome shotgun sequence, the following are encoded in one genomic region:
- the LOC122058324 gene encoding rust resistance kinase Lr10-like isoform X1, which yields MSSYNYQPSLWINGTRVPPSDFDAYGFGWMNPPPDQFSTALKATAEVNKWIVVASIASAIVSTLAIIAIVYAIINCLNKAGNGRSGYARLEMGQGDSIPSPAVSKVAKNEALITMPPAFNVILNSQLEAATVERFLHSIAKEKPIRFSTSQMAEFTKDYSTILGSGGFGVVYRGELPNGVPLAVKVLKGNLGKRAEEQFMAEINTIGRTYHVNLVRLYGFCFEPTMRALVYEYMENGSLDRFLFRENRTLKWEKLHEIAVGTAKGIAYLHEECQQRIIHYDIKPGNVLLDSKLCPKVADFGLAKLCNRDDTHVSMTGYRGTPGYAAPELWLPFPVTHKCDVYSFGMLLFEIVGRRKNLNPNESESDEWLPKWTWEKFEKGKLMELMEVFGIEEEDKGKAERISLVALWCVQHSPEARPLMSTVVKMLEGGVEIAPPPNPFQYLVSVCLGSTKSSNGSNGASNSSSSRSEPIEKPSSTSYDSAIKRMSEIELAY from the exons ATGTCTTCTTATAATTATCAACCTTCTCTATGGATCAATGGAACACGAGTTCCTCCTTCTGATTTTGATGCTTATGGGTTTGGATGGATGAACCCACCACCTGATCAATTTTCCACAGCTTTGAAGGCAACTGCAGAGGTGAATAAATGGATCGTCGTAGCCTCAATAG CTTCTGCAATTGTGAGTACTTTAGCTATTATTGCTATTGTATATGCCATAATCAATTGCTTGAACAAGGCAGGTAATGGAAGATCAGGTTACGCCCGCCTCGAAATGGGTCAAGGAGACTCAATTCCTTCACCAGCAGTCTCAAAGGTAGCCAAAAATGAAGCTTTGATTACAATGCCACCTGCTTTCAATGTAATTCTGAACTCACAATTAGAAGCAGCCACTGTAGAGAGGTTTCTCCATAGTATAGCAAAGGAGAAACCCATCAGATTTTCAACCTCACAGATGGCTGAGTTTACTAAAGATTACTCCACAATATTGGGTTCTGGTGGATTTGGGGTAGTGTACAGAGGAGAACTCCCAAATGGAGTTCCACTGGCCGTTAAAGTCCTGAAAGGGAATTTAGGCAAGAGAGCTGAAGAGCAATTCATGGCAGAAATAAACACAATTGGAAGAACATATCATGTGAATTTGGTAAGACTCTATGGATTTTGCTTCGAACCCACGATGCGGGCACTTGTGTATGAGTACATGGAGAATGGATCCCTTGACAGATTCTTGTTTAGGGAGAACAGGACATTGAAATGGGAGAAGCTACATGAAATTGCAGTTGGGACAGCAAAAGGGATTGCTTACTTGCATGAGGAGTGTCAACAGAGAATAATTCACTATGATATAAAACCAGGGAATGTTCTTCTTGATTCAAAACTATGCCCCAAAGTTGCAGATTTTGGATTGGCTAAGCTTTGTAATAGGGATGATACTCATGTAAGCATGACAGGTTATAGAGGGACACCAGGGTATGCTGCACCTGAGCTATGGCTGCCATTCCCAGTGACCCATAAATGTGATGTATATAGCTTTGGTATGCTTTTATTTGAGATTGTAGGTAGGAGAAAAAACCTCAACCCTAATGAAAGTGAGTCTGATGAATGGCTACCCAAATGGACTTGGgaaaagtttgagaaagggaaGCTAATGGAACTAATGGAAGTTTTTggtattgaagaagaagataagggaaAAGCAGAGAGAATTTCATTGGTAGCCTTGTGGTGTGTTCAACACTCACCTGAGGCAAGGCCTCTTATGAGTACTGTGGTCAAGATGTTAGAGGGAGGAGTTGAAATTGCTCCCCCTCCAAACCCATTTCAGTATCTGGTTTCTGTTTGTTTGGGTTCGACCAAGTCATCAAATGGAAGCAATGGAGCCTCgaattcttcatcatcaagatcaGAGCCAATAGAGAAACCTTCTAGTACATCTTATGATTCCGCAATTAAGAGAATGTCAGAGATAGAGCTAGCTTACTAG
- the LOC122094673 gene encoding protein NRT1/ PTR FAMILY 2.7-like, whose protein sequence is MAATNSQQQFHGELSHAETQTTTSNIAPKRGGWITFPFIIVGVLGQTLASGGWLSNLIVYLIEEFNVKRVDAVQISNIVNGCTSLFPIAGAILADSLFGCFSVISASSLVSILGIILLTLTATIHSLRPSQEETPSRLQIGILYSALTLGSIGLGGTRYTMATIGADQLDKQKEQGVFFNWFFFTLYFATVISGTAIVYVEDNVGWGWGFGLSTTINAIGLAVFLVGKRYYQSVKPKGSPFISLARVVVATIRKWKLVVMVSSQTQQIQDDSYYYGKTEAGKLPSSAPSSAPTLSFRFLNRAAIKTEGDTRPDGSIAKPWRLCTVEQVEDLKTLLRLFPLWSTGIFLSTPIGVQISLTVLQALTMDRHLGPHFQIPAGSFLVFALLSTAISISVIDRFLPATWYRLTGHSLTPLQRVGIGHVLNIMAMAGSALVESRRLHFVRSHQLEGQTGPTVLPIPALWLALPLVIVGTGEALHFPGQVSLYYQEFPVSLRSTATAMISLHIGIGFYLSTAMIDLVRRVTGWLPDNINQGRMDNVYWMLVVIGVANFGYYLTCARLYKYKNMASGTPPVLG, encoded by the exons ATGGCAGCCACTAACTCACAACAGCAGTTCCATGGCGAACTTTCCCACGCAGAGACCCAAACAACCACAAGCAATATCGCTCCCAAAAGAGGGGGTTGGATTACCTTCCCCTTCATCATAGTTGGAGTACTGGGTCAGACTTTGGCATCTGGGGGGTGGTTATCAAACCTGATCGTCTATCTGATCGAAGAGTTCAACGTGAAGAGAGTCGACGCTGTCCAGATCTCCAATATCGTCAACGGTTGCACCAGTCTCTTCCCCATCGCCGGTGCCATCCTCGCCGACTCCTTATTTGGCTGCTTCTCCGTCATCTCCGCCTCTTCTCTTGTCTCTATTTTG GGTATAATTCTGTTAACTTTAACGGCAACGATACACTCTCTAAGGCCTTCACAGGAAGAAACCCCTTCAAGGCTTCAAATAGGGATTCTATACAGTGCCTTAACGCTGGGGTCAATAGGGCTTGGGGGCACGCGCTACACCATGGCAACCATAGGTGCGGATCAGTTGGACAAGCAAAAAGAACAGGGGGTGTTCTTCAACTGGTTTTTCTTTACTCTATACTTCGCTACAGTCATCAGCGGCACGGCCATCGTGTACGTAGAGGATAACGTTGGATGGGGTTGGGGGTTTGGATTATCCACCACCATTAATGCCATCGGCTTAGCTGTTTTCTTGGTGGGAAAACGGTACTATCAGAGTGTGAAGCCAAAAGGGAGCCCTTTCATAAGCTTGGCTAGGGTTGTGGTTGCAACCATTCGGAAGTGGAAGTTGGTAGTAATGGTGTCTTCGCAAACCCAACAAATCCAGGATGATTCTTATTACTATGGCAAAACTGAGGCTGGAAAGTTGCCCTCTTCAGCGCCTTCTTCAGCTCCCACTCTAAGCTTCAG attccTGAACCGTGCAGCAATAAAAACCGAAGGTGACACCCGACCGGACGGCTCGATCGCAAAGCCATGGAGGCTATGCACGGTGGAGCAAGTCGAAGACCTCAAAACCCTACTCCGACTATTCCCACTCTGGTCCACCGGTATCTTCTTGAGCACCCCAATCGGAGTCCAGATCAGCCTCACGGTCCTCCAAGCCCTCACCATGGACCGCCACCTTGGGCCCCACTTTCAAATCCCTGCTGGTTCCTTCCTCGTCTTCGCTCTCCTATCCACAGCCATCTCCATCTCCGTCATCGACCGTTTCCTCCCTGCCACGTGGTACAGACTCACTGGTCACTCATTGACCCCACTTCAACGAGTAGGGATCGGCCACGTCCTCAACATCATGGCCATGGCAGGTTCTGCTCTTGTAGAGTCGAGGCGGCTCCACTTCGTCCGGTCCCACCAACTCGAGGGCCAGACCGGACCAACCGTCCTCCCAATACCAGCATTATGGTTGGCATTGCCGCTGGTGATCGTAGGCACTGGCGAAGCCTTACACTTCCCAGGACAGGTGTCTTTATACTATCAAGAATTTCCGGTGTCGCTGCGGAGCACAGCGACCGCTATGATCTCGCTGCATATCGGTATTGGCTTCTATCTGAGCACGGCGATGATTGATTTGGTACGGAGAGTCACCGGTTGGTTGCCGGATAATATAAACCAAGGGAGGATGGATAACGTGTACTGGATGTTGGTGGTGATAGGAGTGGCCAACTTCGGCTATTACCTAACGTGTGCCAGGTTGTACAAGTACAAAAATATGGCGAGTGGGACACCACCAGTTCTAGGTTAG
- the LOC122057981 gene encoding protein NRT1/ PTR FAMILY 2.6-like produces MVRSHQLEDQTGSTVLPISALWLALPLVIVGAGKALHFPGQVSLYDQEFPVPQRSTATSMIALIIGICFYMSTAVIDCIRTITGWLPDNINEGRMDYVFWMLVVLGVANFGYYLTCARLYKYQNIDNSSSEFEDQE; encoded by the coding sequence ATGGTCCGGTCTCACCAACTCGAGGACCAGACCGGATCAACCGTATTACCGATATCAGCATTATGGTTGGCATTGCCGTTGGTTATCGTTGGCGCTGGCAAAGCCTTACACTTCCCAGGACAAGTGTCTTTATACGATCAAGAATTTCCTGTGCCGCAGCGAAGCACGGCGACATCTATGATTGCACTGATCATTGGGATCTGCTTTTACATGAGCACGGCGGTGATCGATTGCATACGGACGATCACTGGTTGGTTGCCGGATAATATCAACGAAGGGAGGATGGATTATGTGTTCTGGATGTTGGTGGTGCTGGGAGTGGCTAACTTTGGCTATTACCTAACGTGTGCAAGGTTGTACAAGTACCAAAATATCGACAATTCTAGCTCAGAGTTTGAGGACCAAGAGTGA
- the LOC122094693 gene encoding rust resistance kinase Lr10-like, with amino-acid sequence MSSYTNAWDASGKNAPGPIVFDSRNESLADFDPFGWDNNRNQEPDEFSTAIQSAAEANKWIIAAGIASAVVSTIAIVVIVYAIINCLSKAGYGRSGYARLEMGQSIDSISSPSTSKLVSKVTNNQALITKLPPAFDVILNSQLEAATVERFLRDIAMEKPIRFSTSQLSEFTQDYSTVLGSGGFGEVYRGELPNGVPLAIKVLTGNLGKQVEEQFMAEIRTIGRTYHINLVRLYGFCFDPTKQALVYEFMENGSLDRFLFGENRAVVEWEKLYEIAIGTAKGIAYLHEECQQRIIHYDIKPGNVLLDSKLCPKVADFGLAKLCNRDSTHVTMSNYRGTPGYAAPEIYMPFPVTHKCDVYSFGMLLFEIVGRRRNHNPNLSESQEWLPRWTWEKFEQGELKELMEICGIEEEEDKGQAERLCLVALWCVQYSPDARPLMSTVVKMLEGGVEIVPPPNPFQYLISACLGSTSSSTGSNGDSNSSTSRSEPTEKPSSTSSHSPIKGTLEIELAN; translated from the exons ATGTCTTCATATACTAATGCATGGGATGCCAGTGGGAAAAATGCTCCTGGTCCTATTGTATTTGACAGTAGAAATGAATCTCTTGCTGACTTTGATCCTTTTGGATGGGACAATAATAGGAACCAAGAACCTGATGAATTTTCCACAGCTATTCAGTCAGCTGCAGAGGCAAATAAATGGATCATCGCGGCTGGAATAG CTTCTGCGGTTGTGAGTACTATAGCTATTGTTGTGATAGTATATGCAATCATCAATTGCTTGAGCAAGGCAGGTTATGGAAGATCAGGATACGCCCGCCTCGAAATGGGTCAAAGCATAGACTCAATTTCATCACCATCCACCTCCAAATTAGTCTCAAAGGTAACCAATAATCAAGCTTTGATAACCAAATTGCCACCAGCTTTCGATGTAATTCTGAATTCACAACTAGAAGCAGCAACTGTAGAGAGGTTTCTCCGTGATATAGCTATGGAAAAGCCCATCAGATTTTCAACCTCACAGTTGTCTGAATTTACTCAAGATTACTCCACGGTATTGGGTTCGGGTGGATTCGGTGAAGTCTACAGAGGAGAACTCCCAAATGGAGTTCCACTGGCCATTAAAGTCCTTACTGGGAATTTAGGCAAGCAAGTTGAAGAGCAGTTCATGGCAGAAATAAGGACAATTGGAAGAACATACCACATTAATTTGGTCAGGCTCTACGGATTTTGCTTCGATCCCACGAAGCAAGCTCTTGTGTATGAGTTCATGGAGAATGGATCCCTTGACAGGTTCTTGTTTGGGGAGAACAGAGCAGTGGTGGAATGGGAGAAGCTATATGAGATTGCGATTGGGACAGCAAAAGGGATTGCCTACTTGCATGAGGAGTGTCAACAGCGAATAATTCACTATGATATAAAGCCTGGGAATGTTCTTCTTGATTCAAAACTATGCCCCAAGGTTGCAGATTTTGGATTGGCTAAGCTTTGTAATAGGGATAGTACTCATGTAACCATGTCAAATTACAGAGGAACACCAGGGTACGCTGCACCTGAGATATATATGCCATTCCCAGTGACCCATAAATGTGATGTATATAGCTTTGGTATGCTTTTATTTGAGATTGTGGGTAGGAGAAGAAACCACAATCCTAATCTAAGTGAGTCCCAGGAATGGCTCCCAAGATGGACTTGGGAAAAGTTTGAGCAAGGGGAGCTGAAGGAATTAATGGAAATTTGTGggattgaggaagaagaagataaaggaCAAGCAGAAAGACTTTGTTTGGTAGCCTTGTGGTGTGTTCAGTACTCACCTGATGCAAGGCCTCTTATGAGCACTGTGGTGAAGATGTTAGAGGGAGGAGTTGAAATTGTTCCCCCTCCGAACCCATTTCAGTATCTGATTTCTGCTTGTTTGGGTTCGACCTCTTCATCCACTGGAAGCAATGGAGACTCGAATTCTTCAACATCAAGATCAGAGCCAACAGAGAAACCTTCTAGTACATCTTCTCATAGCCCAATTAAGGGGACATTGGAGATAGAGCTAGCTAATTAG
- the LOC122058324 gene encoding rust resistance kinase Lr10-like isoform X2 — protein sequence MSSYNYQPSLWINGTRVPPSDFDAYGFGWMNPPPDQFSTALKATAEVNKWIVVASIGNGRSGYARLEMGQGDSIPSPAVSKVAKNEALITMPPAFNVILNSQLEAATVERFLHSIAKEKPIRFSTSQMAEFTKDYSTILGSGGFGVVYRGELPNGVPLAVKVLKGNLGKRAEEQFMAEINTIGRTYHVNLVRLYGFCFEPTMRALVYEYMENGSLDRFLFRENRTLKWEKLHEIAVGTAKGIAYLHEECQQRIIHYDIKPGNVLLDSKLCPKVADFGLAKLCNRDDTHVSMTGYRGTPGYAAPELWLPFPVTHKCDVYSFGMLLFEIVGRRKNLNPNESESDEWLPKWTWEKFEKGKLMELMEVFGIEEEDKGKAERISLVALWCVQHSPEARPLMSTVVKMLEGGVEIAPPPNPFQYLVSVCLGSTKSSNGSNGASNSSSSRSEPIEKPSSTSYDSAIKRMSEIELAY from the exons ATGTCTTCTTATAATTATCAACCTTCTCTATGGATCAATGGAACACGAGTTCCTCCTTCTGATTTTGATGCTTATGGGTTTGGATGGATGAACCCACCACCTGATCAATTTTCCACAGCTTTGAAGGCAACTGCAGAGGTGAATAAATGGATCGTCGTAGCCTCAATAG GTAATGGAAGATCAGGTTACGCCCGCCTCGAAATGGGTCAAGGAGACTCAATTCCTTCACCAGCAGTCTCAAAGGTAGCCAAAAATGAAGCTTTGATTACAATGCCACCTGCTTTCAATGTAATTCTGAACTCACAATTAGAAGCAGCCACTGTAGAGAGGTTTCTCCATAGTATAGCAAAGGAGAAACCCATCAGATTTTCAACCTCACAGATGGCTGAGTTTACTAAAGATTACTCCACAATATTGGGTTCTGGTGGATTTGGGGTAGTGTACAGAGGAGAACTCCCAAATGGAGTTCCACTGGCCGTTAAAGTCCTGAAAGGGAATTTAGGCAAGAGAGCTGAAGAGCAATTCATGGCAGAAATAAACACAATTGGAAGAACATATCATGTGAATTTGGTAAGACTCTATGGATTTTGCTTCGAACCCACGATGCGGGCACTTGTGTATGAGTACATGGAGAATGGATCCCTTGACAGATTCTTGTTTAGGGAGAACAGGACATTGAAATGGGAGAAGCTACATGAAATTGCAGTTGGGACAGCAAAAGGGATTGCTTACTTGCATGAGGAGTGTCAACAGAGAATAATTCACTATGATATAAAACCAGGGAATGTTCTTCTTGATTCAAAACTATGCCCCAAAGTTGCAGATTTTGGATTGGCTAAGCTTTGTAATAGGGATGATACTCATGTAAGCATGACAGGTTATAGAGGGACACCAGGGTATGCTGCACCTGAGCTATGGCTGCCATTCCCAGTGACCCATAAATGTGATGTATATAGCTTTGGTATGCTTTTATTTGAGATTGTAGGTAGGAGAAAAAACCTCAACCCTAATGAAAGTGAGTCTGATGAATGGCTACCCAAATGGACTTGGgaaaagtttgagaaagggaaGCTAATGGAACTAATGGAAGTTTTTggtattgaagaagaagataagggaaAAGCAGAGAGAATTTCATTGGTAGCCTTGTGGTGTGTTCAACACTCACCTGAGGCAAGGCCTCTTATGAGTACTGTGGTCAAGATGTTAGAGGGAGGAGTTGAAATTGCTCCCCCTCCAAACCCATTTCAGTATCTGGTTTCTGTTTGTTTGGGTTCGACCAAGTCATCAAATGGAAGCAATGGAGCCTCgaattcttcatcatcaagatcaGAGCCAATAGAGAAACCTTCTAGTACATCTTATGATTCCGCAATTAAGAGAATGTCAGAGATAGAGCTAGCTTACTAG